One region of Primulina tabacum isolate GXHZ01 chromosome 1, ASM2559414v2, whole genome shotgun sequence genomic DNA includes:
- the LOC142519044 gene encoding 11S globulin seed storage protein 2-like, protein MVPRFLLALSLSLLVSSSFGERTPFQLTEKQQCRLQRITAAQPSQRINSEGGETELWNERDDQFQCAGVVAMRNILRPNALSLPNFHHYPRLVFIEQGYGYISVTCPGCAETYHAEGFQRTRESKEKWETTERGSERDLHQKVHRIRKGDIIAIPAGAVHWCYNAGKEDLVAISINDLNHQANQLDQKFRAFYLAGGVPKKGQQEGGRFEEETFHNVLKEFDTNLLAEAFDMPEEIVRQMQKGGEERGLSVIAQEKMSFIRPDEQEEWGKHEERYDNGLEETYCSMKISTNVESRREADIYSRQAGKLNVADKHKLPILKFLDMSAERGDLFPNALLSPDWSMQGHTIVYVTRGDAKIQISNHNGETLMNDRVNKGDMFVVPQYYVSTARAGESGFEWVAFKTTGWPIRNPLAGYTSVIRGLPLQVITNSYQISPKQAEGLKMNRGGQSFLMSPGRGRQF, encoded by the exons ATGGTGCCCAGGTTTCTGCTAGCACTGTCCCTGTCACTTCTGGTTTCATCATCATTTGGCGAGAGAACCCCTTTCCAGCTGACTGAGAAGCAGCAATGCCGTTTGCAGCGCATCACGGCGGCGCAGCCCTCCCAGAGGATCAATTCTGAAGGCGGGGAGACCGAGTTATGGAACGAAAGAGATGACCAGTTCCAATGTGCTGGAGTAGTTGCCATGAGAAACATCCTCCGGCCTAATGCGCTCTCTTTGCCCAATTTCCATCACTATCCCCGCCTTGTTTTCATCGAGCAAG GTTATGGGTACATTAGTGTAACTTGCCCTGGCTGTGCGGAAACATACCACGCAGAAGGTTTTCAAAGAACACGGGAAAGCAAAGAAAAATGGGAGACAACTGAGCGAGGAAGTGAAAGGGACTTGCACCAGAAAGTGCACCGTATTCGTAAAGGAGACATCATCGCCATTCCCGCTGGTGCAGTACATTGGTGCTATAACGCTGGAAAAGAAGATCTTGTTGCCATTTCTATCAATGATCTCAACCATCAGGCCAACCAACTTGACCAAAAATTCAgg GCGTTTTATTTGGCTGGCGGAGTACCGAAAAAGGGGCAGCAAGAAGGAGGCAGATTTGAAGAAGAAACATTCCACAACGTTCTCAAGGAATTCGATACAAACCTGTTGGCCGAGGCATTCGATATGCCCGAGGAGATTGTGAGACAGATGCAAAAGGGTGGCGAGGAGCGAGGACTCAGCGTGATTGCCCAAGAAAAGATGAGCTTCATCAGGCCTGACGAACAAGAAGAATGGGGAAAGCATGAAGAACGATACGATAACGGGCTGGAAGAAACTTACTGCTCCATGAAAATCAGCACAAACGTTGAGAGCCGGAGAGAAGCCGATATATACTCCAGGCAAGCCGGAAAACTAAACGTCGCTGACAAACATAAGCTTCCTATACTCAAGTTCTTGGACATGAGCGCTGAGAGAGGTGATCTATTCCCG AACGCGTTACTGAGCCCGGATTGGTCCATGCAAGGCCACACAATTGTGTACGTGACCCGAGGAGATGCTAAAATACAAATCTCGAACCACAATGGGGAAACCCTGATGAACGACAGGGTTAACAAGGGCGACATGTTCGTGGTTCCTCAGTACTACGTCTCCACCGCACGCGCAGGAGAAAGCGGCTTCGAATGGGTGGCCTTTAAGACAACAGGATGGCCCATTCGCAACCCTCTTGCTGGTTACACCTCCGTGATCAGAGGCTTGCCGCTACAAGTCATAACCAACTCATATCAGATTTCCCCGAAACAGGCCGAAGGGTTGAAGATGAATAGAGGCGGACAGAGTTTCTTGATGTCCCCCGGCCGCGGAAGGCAATTTTAG